In the genome of Oenanthe melanoleuca isolate GR-GAL-2019-014 unplaced genomic scaffold, OMel1.0 S158, whole genome shotgun sequence, one region contains:
- the LOC130266704 gene encoding inactive phospholipase C-like protein 2: MPTEKKISSASDCINAMVEGSELKKVRSNSRVYHRYFLLDADMQSLRWEPSKKDSEKAKIDIKSIKEVRTGKNTDIFRSNGIYDQISEDCAFSIIYGENYESLDLVANSADVANIWVTGLRYLISYGKHTLDMLGTTQDNMRTSWLSQMFSESDVDNLGHIPLCNAVQFIKDLNPGLKTNKIELKFKELHRSREKTGTEVTKEEFIEVFHELCTRPEIYFLLVQFSSNKEFLDTKDLMMFLEAEQGMAQVTEEISLEIIQKYEPAKEGQEKGCLSIDGFTNYLTSPDCHIFDPEHKKVCQDMKQPLSHYFINSSHNTYLIEDQFRGPSDITGYIRALKMGCRSVELDVWDGPDNEPVIYTGHTMTSQIVFRSVIDIINKYAFFASEYPLILCLENHCSIKQQKVMVQHMKKILGDKLHTQSPNIEESYLPSPESLKGKILIKAKKLSANCSGLEGDVTDEDEGAEMSQRVAKEGVEQQNSMTGKRFQLCKDLSELVSICKSVQFKEFQVSFQLQKYWEVCSFNEVLASKYANENPGDFVNYNKRFLARVFPSPMRIDSSNMNPQDFWKCGCQIVAMNFQTPGLMMDLNIGWFRQNGNCGYVLRPAIMREEVSFFSANTKDTVPGVSPQLLHIKIISGQNFPKPKGSGAKGDVVDPYVYVEIHGIPADCAEQRTKTMHQNGDNPIFDESFEFQINLPELAMVRFVVLDDDYIGDEFIGQYTIPFECLQTGYRHVPLQSLTGESLAHASLFVHVAITNRRGGGKPHKRGLSVRKGKKSREYASLRTLWIKTIDEVFKNALQPIRDATDLRENMQNAVVSFKELCGLSPVANLMQCILAVSMHLVGPDNTPLVVVNLSDQYPTMELQGIVPEVLKKIVTAYEMMIHTIRILVENTDSLYEKIVQCQKAGKYKLLLKNIIQNLLLFFFIFQILIWILMDAYNQYPN; the protein is encoded by the exons ATGCCCACGGAGAAGAAGATCAGCAGTGCAAGCGACTGCATCAACGCCATGGTGGAAGGCTCTGAGCTCAAAAAGGTCCGGTCCAACTCCAGGGTGTATCACCGATACTTCCTTTTGGATGCTGATATGCAGTCTCTCCGCTGGGAGCCTTCGAAAAAGGATTCTGAAAAAGCAAAGATTGATATCAAGTCAATCAAAGAAgtaagaacaggaaaaaatactgatatttttcGCAGCAATGGAATTTATGACCAGATTTCAGAAGATTGTGCATTTTCAATTATATATGGAGAAAATTATGAGTCACTAGATCTGGTTGCTAACTCAGCAGACGTTGCAAATATTTGGGTTACTGGCTTAAGATATCTGATTTCTTATGGAAAACATACACTAGATATGCTAGGAACTACTCAAGATAATATGCGGACTTCGTGGCTCTCACAAATGTTCAGTGAATCAGATGTAGATAATCTGGGACATATACCCCTATGTAATGCTGTACAATTTATAAAAGACTTAAACCCTGGtttaaaaactaataaaattgaattaaaattcaAGGAGTTACATAGATCCAGGGAAAAAACAGGTACTGAAGTAACAAAAGAAGAATTTATCGAAGTTTTTCATGAGCTTTGTACCAGACCTGAAATCTATTTCCTGTTAGTTCAGTTTTCAAGCAATAAAGAATTTCTAGATACCAAGGACCTCATGATGTTtttggaagcagagcagggtATGGCACAGGTTACAGAAGAAATAAGCCttgaaattattcagaaatatGAGCCAGCCAAAGAGGGCCAGGAAAAGGGTTGTCTTTCTATAGATGGGTTTACAAATTACCTTACTTCACCAGACTGCCACATATTTGATCCAGAGCATAAAAAAGTTTGTCAAGATATGAAACAACCTTTATctcattattttataaattcaTCTCATAATACATACTTGATAGAGGATCAGTTTCGAGGGCCTTCTGACATCACGGGCTACATCCGTGCTCTAAAAATGGGTTGTCGAAGTGTTGAACTGGATGTATGGGATGGTCCAGATAATGAGCCCGTGATTTACACAGGGCATACAATGACATCACAAATTGTCTTCCGTAGTGTGATTGACATTATTAACAAGTATGCCTTTTTTGCTTCAGAATACCCTCTTATTTTGTGTTTAGAAAATCATTGTTCTATTAAGCAGCAGAAAGTGATGGTACAacacatgaagaaaattttgggGGACAAACTGCATACGCAGTCTCCAAACATTGAAGAGTCTTATCTTCCATCACCAGAATCACTTAAAGGGAAAATACTAATTAAAGCAAAGAAGCTTTCTGCTAATTGTTCTGGACTAGAGGGTGATGTTACAGATGAAGATGAAGGAGCAGAAATGTCACAGAGAGTTGCGAAGGAGGGGGTAGAACAGCAAAACTCAATGACAGGGAAACGATTCCAGCTCTGCAAAGATCTCTCTGAGTTGGTAAGCATATGTAAATCAGTTCAGTTTAAAGAGTTTCAAGTTTCATTTCAGCTCCAGAAGTACTGGGAAGTGTGCTCTTTTAATGAAGTGCTTGCTAGCAAATATGCCAACGAAAACCCAGGAGACTTTGTAAATTATAACAAACGTTTTCTTGCGAGGGTTTTCCCCAGTCCTATGAGGATTGACTCTAGTAATATGAATCCCCAGGACTTTTGGAAATGTGGTTGTCAGATAGTAGCAATGAACTTTCAAACGCCTGGCTTGATGATGGACCTTAATATCGGTTGGTTTCGACAAAATGGGAACTGTGGCTATGTCCTTCGTCCTGCTATCATGAGAGAAGAGGTTTCCTTCTTTAGTGCGAATACAAAAGACACTGTGCCTGGAGTTTCGCCTCAGCTGCTTCATATTAAAATCATTAGTGGGCAAAACTTCCCTAAACCCAAAGGATCAGGTGCCAAAGGTGACGTTGTGGATCCTTATGTCTATGTTGAAATACATGGAATCCCTGCTGACTGTGCTGAGCAAAGGACGAAAACAATGCATCAGAACGGGGATAATCCAATTTTTGATGAAAGCtttgaatttcaaataaatttgcCAGAGCTAGCTATGGTGCGTTTTGTAGTCCTGGATGATGATTACATTGGGGACGAGTTTATCGGGCAATATACTATTCCCTTTGAGTGTCTCCAGACTGGCTATCGGCACGTTCCTCTGCAGTCATTGACTGGTGAAAGTTTAGCTCATGCTTCCTTGTTTGTGCATGTGGCCATTACTAATCGAAGGGGTGGTGGGAAACCTCATAAGAGGGGCCTCTCTGTGAGGAAGGGCAAGAAATCAAGGGAATATGCTTCTTTGAGAACATTATGGATTAAAACAATAGATGAAGTATTCAAGAATGCCCTCCAACCTATTCGGGATGCTACGGATTTGAGAGAAAATATGCAG AATGCAGTAGTTTCATTCAAAGAATTATGTGGCCTCTCTCCTGTAGCAAATCTTATGCAGTGCATTTTGGCAGTGTCTATGCACTTGGTTGGGCCTGATAATACACCCTTGGTAGTAGTGAATCTCAGTGATCAGTATCCAACTATGGAGCTCCAAGGGATTGTTCCAGAGGTCTTGAAAAAGATTGTAACAGCATATGAAATG